A genomic window from Pungitius pungitius chromosome 12, fPunPun2.1, whole genome shotgun sequence includes:
- the elavl3 gene encoding ELAV-like protein 3 isoform X10, whose translation MVTQIISTMETQVSNGPSGTSLPNGPVISSNGSTDDSKTNLIVNYLPQNMTQEEFKSLFGSIGEIESCKLVRDKITGQSLGYGFVNYVDPNDADKAINTLNGLKLQTKTIKVSYARPSSASIRDANLYVSGLPKTMSQKDMEQLFSQYGRIITSRILVDQVTGISRGVGFIRFDKRNEAEEAIKGLNGQKPLGAAEPITVKFANNPSQKTGQALLTQLYQTAARRYTGPLHHQTQRFRLDNLLNASYGVKRFSPITIDSMTSLAGVNLTGPTGAGWCIFVYNLSPEADESVLWQLFGPFGAVTNVKVIRDFTTNKCKGFGFVTMTNYDEAAMAIASLNGYRLGDRVLQVSFKTSKQHKA comes from the exons ATGGTTACT CAGATAATCAGCACCATGGAAACCCAGGTGTCCAACGGTCCGAGCGGAACCAGTCTGCCCAACGGTCCAGTCATCAGCTCCAACGGCTCCACAGACGACAGCAAAACCAACCTGATCGTCAACTACCTGCCTCAGAACATGACCCAGGAGGAGTTTAAAAGTTTGTTTGGTAGCATCGGGGAGATCGAATCCTGCAAGCTCGTCAGGGACAAGATAACAG GTCAGAGTTTGGGATACGGCTTTGTAAACTATGTGGATCCAAATGACGCGGACAAGGCCATCAACACACTCAATGGTCTAAAACTGCAGACTAAAACAATCAAG GTATCGTACGCCCGACCGAGCTCGGCCTCCATCCGCGACGCCAACCTGTACGTGAGTGGGCTCCCGAAAACCATGAGCCAGaaggacatggagcagctgttCTCCCAATACGGGCGCATCATCACGTCCCGCATCCTAGTGGACCAAGTCACAG GCATATCCCGAGGAGTGGGCTTCATCCGGTTCGACAAGCGCAACGAGGCCGAGGAGGCCATCAAAGGGCTGAACGGGCAGAAGCCCCTGGGCGCCGCCGAGCCCATCACCGTCAAGTTCGCCAACAACCCGAGCCAGAAGACGGGCCAGGCCTTGCTGACCCAGCTGTACCAGACGGCGGCGCGCCGCTACACGGGGCCCCTGCACCACCAGACCCAGCGTTTCAG ACTCGACAATTTACTAAACGCCAGCTACGGAGTCAAGAG ATTCTCCCCCATCACCATCGACAGCATGACCAGCCTGGCCGGCGTCAACCTCACCGGCCCGACGGGGGCCGGCTGGTGCATCTTCGTGTACAACCTGTCCCCCGAGGCGGACGAGAGCGTCCTGTGGCAGCTCTTCGGGCCCTTCGGCGCCGTCACCAACGTCAAGGTCATCCGCGACTTCACCACCAACAAATGTAAGGGCTTCGGCTTCGTCACCATGACCAACTACGACGAGGCCGCCATGGCCATCGCCAGCCTCAACGGCTACCGCCTGGGCGACCGCGTGCTGCAGGTTTCCTTCAAGACCAGCAAGCAGCACAAGGCctga
- the elavl3 gene encoding ELAV-like protein 3 isoform X6: MVTIISTMETQVSNGPSGTSLPNGPVISSNGSTDDSKTNLIVNYLPQNMTQEEFKSLFGSIGEIESCKLVRDKITGQSLGYGFVNYVDPNDADKAINTLNGLKLQTKTIKVSYARPSSASIRDANLYVSGLPKTMSQKDMEQLFSQYGRIITSRILVDQVTAGISRGVGFIRFDKRNEAEEAIKGLNGQKPLGAAEPITVKFANNPSQKTGQALLTQLYQTAARRYTGPLHHQTQRFRLDNLLNASYGVKSSPTLFPRFSPITIDSMTSLAGVNLTGPTGAGWCIFVYNLSPEADESVLWQLFGPFGAVTNVKVIRDFTTNKCKGFGFVTMTNYDEAAMAIASLNGYRLGDRVLQVSFKTSKQHKA, encoded by the exons ATGGTTACT ATAATCAGCACCATGGAAACCCAGGTGTCCAACGGTCCGAGCGGAACCAGTCTGCCCAACGGTCCAGTCATCAGCTCCAACGGCTCCACAGACGACAGCAAAACCAACCTGATCGTCAACTACCTGCCTCAGAACATGACCCAGGAGGAGTTTAAAAGTTTGTTTGGTAGCATCGGGGAGATCGAATCCTGCAAGCTCGTCAGGGACAAGATAACAG GTCAGAGTTTGGGATACGGCTTTGTAAACTATGTGGATCCAAATGACGCGGACAAGGCCATCAACACACTCAATGGTCTAAAACTGCAGACTAAAACAATCAAG GTATCGTACGCCCGACCGAGCTCGGCCTCCATCCGCGACGCCAACCTGTACGTGAGTGGGCTCCCGAAAACCATGAGCCAGaaggacatggagcagctgttCTCCCAATACGGGCGCATCATCACGTCCCGCATCCTAGTGGACCAAGTCACAG CAGGCATATCCCGAGGAGTGGGCTTCATCCGGTTCGACAAGCGCAACGAGGCCGAGGAGGCCATCAAAGGGCTGAACGGGCAGAAGCCCCTGGGCGCCGCCGAGCCCATCACCGTCAAGTTCGCCAACAACCCGAGCCAGAAGACGGGCCAGGCCTTGCTGACCCAGCTGTACCAGACGGCGGCGCGCCGCTACACGGGGCCCCTGCACCACCAGACCCAGCGTTTCAG ACTCGACAATTTACTAAACGCCAGCTACGGAGTCAAGAG CTCTCCCACTCTCTTCCCCAGATTCTCCCCCATCACCATCGACAGCATGACCAGCCTGGCCGGCGTCAACCTCACCGGCCCGACGGGGGCCGGCTGGTGCATCTTCGTGTACAACCTGTCCCCCGAGGCGGACGAGAGCGTCCTGTGGCAGCTCTTCGGGCCCTTCGGCGCCGTCACCAACGTCAAGGTCATCCGCGACTTCACCACCAACAAATGTAAGGGCTTCGGCTTCGTCACCATGACCAACTACGACGAGGCCGCCATGGCCATCGCCAGCCTCAACGGCTACCGCCTGGGCGACCGCGTGCTGCAGGTTTCCTTCAAGACCAGCAAGCAGCACAAGGCctga
- the elavl3 gene encoding ELAV-like protein 3 isoform X7, with translation MVTQIISTMETQVSNGPSGTSLPNGPVISSNGSTDDSKTNLIVNYLPQNMTQEEFKSLFGSIGEIESCKLVRDKITGQSLGYGFVNYVDPNDADKAINTLNGLKLQTKTIKVSYARPSSASIRDANLYVSGLPKTMSQKDMEQLFSQYGRIITSRILVDQVTGISRGVGFIRFDKRNEAEEAIKGLNGQKPLGAAEPITVKFANNPSQKTGQALLTQLYQTAARRYTGPLHHQTQRFRLDNLLNASYGVKSSPTLFPRFSPITIDSMTSLAGVNLTGPTGAGWCIFVYNLSPEADESVLWQLFGPFGAVTNVKVIRDFTTNKCKGFGFVTMTNYDEAAMAIASLNGYRLGDRVLQVSFKTSKQHKA, from the exons ATGGTTACT CAGATAATCAGCACCATGGAAACCCAGGTGTCCAACGGTCCGAGCGGAACCAGTCTGCCCAACGGTCCAGTCATCAGCTCCAACGGCTCCACAGACGACAGCAAAACCAACCTGATCGTCAACTACCTGCCTCAGAACATGACCCAGGAGGAGTTTAAAAGTTTGTTTGGTAGCATCGGGGAGATCGAATCCTGCAAGCTCGTCAGGGACAAGATAACAG GTCAGAGTTTGGGATACGGCTTTGTAAACTATGTGGATCCAAATGACGCGGACAAGGCCATCAACACACTCAATGGTCTAAAACTGCAGACTAAAACAATCAAG GTATCGTACGCCCGACCGAGCTCGGCCTCCATCCGCGACGCCAACCTGTACGTGAGTGGGCTCCCGAAAACCATGAGCCAGaaggacatggagcagctgttCTCCCAATACGGGCGCATCATCACGTCCCGCATCCTAGTGGACCAAGTCACAG GCATATCCCGAGGAGTGGGCTTCATCCGGTTCGACAAGCGCAACGAGGCCGAGGAGGCCATCAAAGGGCTGAACGGGCAGAAGCCCCTGGGCGCCGCCGAGCCCATCACCGTCAAGTTCGCCAACAACCCGAGCCAGAAGACGGGCCAGGCCTTGCTGACCCAGCTGTACCAGACGGCGGCGCGCCGCTACACGGGGCCCCTGCACCACCAGACCCAGCGTTTCAG ACTCGACAATTTACTAAACGCCAGCTACGGAGTCAAGAG CTCTCCCACTCTCTTCCCCAGATTCTCCCCCATCACCATCGACAGCATGACCAGCCTGGCCGGCGTCAACCTCACCGGCCCGACGGGGGCCGGCTGGTGCATCTTCGTGTACAACCTGTCCCCCGAGGCGGACGAGAGCGTCCTGTGGCAGCTCTTCGGGCCCTTCGGCGCCGTCACCAACGTCAAGGTCATCCGCGACTTCACCACCAACAAATGTAAGGGCTTCGGCTTCGTCACCATGACCAACTACGACGAGGCCGCCATGGCCATCGCCAGCCTCAACGGCTACCGCCTGGGCGACCGCGTGCTGCAGGTTTCCTTCAAGACCAGCAAGCAGCACAAGGCctga
- the elavl3 gene encoding ELAV-like protein 3 isoform X4 has protein sequence MVTQIISTMETQVSNGPSGTSLPNGPVISSNGSTDDSKTNLIVNYLPQNMTQEEFKSLFGSIGEIESCKLVRDKITGQSLGYGFVNYVDPNDADKAINTLNGLKLQTKTIKVSYARPSSASIRDANLYVSGLPKTMSQKDMEQLFSQYGRIITSRILVDQVTAGISRGVGFIRFDKRNEAEEAIKGLNGQKPLGAAEPITVKFANNPSQKTGQALLTQLYQTAARRYTGPLHHQTQRFSMIPSLGKGPDPNNSSKPILDNLLNASYGVKRFSPITIDSMTSLAGVNLTGPTGAGWCIFVYNLSPEADESVLWQLFGPFGAVTNVKVIRDFTTNKCKGFGFVTMTNYDEAAMAIASLNGYRLGDRVLQVSFKTSKQHKA, from the exons ATGGTTACT CAGATAATCAGCACCATGGAAACCCAGGTGTCCAACGGTCCGAGCGGAACCAGTCTGCCCAACGGTCCAGTCATCAGCTCCAACGGCTCCACAGACGACAGCAAAACCAACCTGATCGTCAACTACCTGCCTCAGAACATGACCCAGGAGGAGTTTAAAAGTTTGTTTGGTAGCATCGGGGAGATCGAATCCTGCAAGCTCGTCAGGGACAAGATAACAG GTCAGAGTTTGGGATACGGCTTTGTAAACTATGTGGATCCAAATGACGCGGACAAGGCCATCAACACACTCAATGGTCTAAAACTGCAGACTAAAACAATCAAG GTATCGTACGCCCGACCGAGCTCGGCCTCCATCCGCGACGCCAACCTGTACGTGAGTGGGCTCCCGAAAACCATGAGCCAGaaggacatggagcagctgttCTCCCAATACGGGCGCATCATCACGTCCCGCATCCTAGTGGACCAAGTCACAG CAGGCATATCCCGAGGAGTGGGCTTCATCCGGTTCGACAAGCGCAACGAGGCCGAGGAGGCCATCAAAGGGCTGAACGGGCAGAAGCCCCTGGGCGCCGCCGAGCCCATCACCGTCAAGTTCGCCAACAACCCGAGCCAGAAGACGGGCCAGGCCTTGCTGACCCAGCTGTACCAGACGGCGGCGCGCCGCTACACGGGGCCCCTGCACCACCAGACCCAGCGTTTCAG CATGATCCCTTCACTTGGAAAGGGACCAGATCCAAATAACAGCTCAAAACCAAT ACTCGACAATTTACTAAACGCCAGCTACGGAGTCAAGAG ATTCTCCCCCATCACCATCGACAGCATGACCAGCCTGGCCGGCGTCAACCTCACCGGCCCGACGGGGGCCGGCTGGTGCATCTTCGTGTACAACCTGTCCCCCGAGGCGGACGAGAGCGTCCTGTGGCAGCTCTTCGGGCCCTTCGGCGCCGTCACCAACGTCAAGGTCATCCGCGACTTCACCACCAACAAATGTAAGGGCTTCGGCTTCGTCACCATGACCAACTACGACGAGGCCGCCATGGCCATCGCCAGCCTCAACGGCTACCGCCTGGGCGACCGCGTGCTGCAGGTTTCCTTCAAGACCAGCAAGCAGCACAAGGCctga
- the elavl3 gene encoding ELAV-like protein 3 isoform X2, which produces MVTIISTMETQVSNGPSGTSLPNGPVISSNGSTDDSKTNLIVNYLPQNMTQEEFKSLFGSIGEIESCKLVRDKITGQSLGYGFVNYVDPNDADKAINTLNGLKLQTKTIKVSYARPSSASIRDANLYVSGLPKTMSQKDMEQLFSQYGRIITSRILVDQVTAGISRGVGFIRFDKRNEAEEAIKGLNGQKPLGAAEPITVKFANNPSQKTGQALLTQLYQTAARRYTGPLHHQTQRFSMIPSLGKGPDPNNSSKPILDNLLNASYGVKSSPTLFPRFSPITIDSMTSLAGVNLTGPTGAGWCIFVYNLSPEADESVLWQLFGPFGAVTNVKVIRDFTTNKCKGFGFVTMTNYDEAAMAIASLNGYRLGDRVLQVSFKTSKQHKA; this is translated from the exons ATGGTTACT ATAATCAGCACCATGGAAACCCAGGTGTCCAACGGTCCGAGCGGAACCAGTCTGCCCAACGGTCCAGTCATCAGCTCCAACGGCTCCACAGACGACAGCAAAACCAACCTGATCGTCAACTACCTGCCTCAGAACATGACCCAGGAGGAGTTTAAAAGTTTGTTTGGTAGCATCGGGGAGATCGAATCCTGCAAGCTCGTCAGGGACAAGATAACAG GTCAGAGTTTGGGATACGGCTTTGTAAACTATGTGGATCCAAATGACGCGGACAAGGCCATCAACACACTCAATGGTCTAAAACTGCAGACTAAAACAATCAAG GTATCGTACGCCCGACCGAGCTCGGCCTCCATCCGCGACGCCAACCTGTACGTGAGTGGGCTCCCGAAAACCATGAGCCAGaaggacatggagcagctgttCTCCCAATACGGGCGCATCATCACGTCCCGCATCCTAGTGGACCAAGTCACAG CAGGCATATCCCGAGGAGTGGGCTTCATCCGGTTCGACAAGCGCAACGAGGCCGAGGAGGCCATCAAAGGGCTGAACGGGCAGAAGCCCCTGGGCGCCGCCGAGCCCATCACCGTCAAGTTCGCCAACAACCCGAGCCAGAAGACGGGCCAGGCCTTGCTGACCCAGCTGTACCAGACGGCGGCGCGCCGCTACACGGGGCCCCTGCACCACCAGACCCAGCGTTTCAG CATGATCCCTTCACTTGGAAAGGGACCAGATCCAAATAACAGCTCAAAACCAAT ACTCGACAATTTACTAAACGCCAGCTACGGAGTCAAGAG CTCTCCCACTCTCTTCCCCAGATTCTCCCCCATCACCATCGACAGCATGACCAGCCTGGCCGGCGTCAACCTCACCGGCCCGACGGGGGCCGGCTGGTGCATCTTCGTGTACAACCTGTCCCCCGAGGCGGACGAGAGCGTCCTGTGGCAGCTCTTCGGGCCCTTCGGCGCCGTCACCAACGTCAAGGTCATCCGCGACTTCACCACCAACAAATGTAAGGGCTTCGGCTTCGTCACCATGACCAACTACGACGAGGCCGCCATGGCCATCGCCAGCCTCAACGGCTACCGCCTGGGCGACCGCGTGCTGCAGGTTTCCTTCAAGACCAGCAAGCAGCACAAGGCctga
- the elavl3 gene encoding ELAV-like protein 3 isoform X8 has product MVTQIISTMETQVSNGPSGTSLPNGPVISSNGSTDDSKTNLIVNYLPQNMTQEEFKSLFGSIGEIESCKLVRDKITGQSLGYGFVNYVDPNDADKAINTLNGLKLQTKTIKVSYARPSSASIRDANLYVSGLPKTMSQKDMEQLFSQYGRIITSRILVDQVTAGISRGVGFIRFDKRNEAEEAIKGLNGQKPLGAAEPITVKFANNPSQKTGQALLTQLYQTAARRYTGPLHHQTQRFRLDNLLNASYGVKRFSPITIDSMTSLAGVNLTGPTGAGWCIFVYNLSPEADESVLWQLFGPFGAVTNVKVIRDFTTNKCKGFGFVTMTNYDEAAMAIASLNGYRLGDRVLQVSFKTSKQHKA; this is encoded by the exons ATGGTTACT CAGATAATCAGCACCATGGAAACCCAGGTGTCCAACGGTCCGAGCGGAACCAGTCTGCCCAACGGTCCAGTCATCAGCTCCAACGGCTCCACAGACGACAGCAAAACCAACCTGATCGTCAACTACCTGCCTCAGAACATGACCCAGGAGGAGTTTAAAAGTTTGTTTGGTAGCATCGGGGAGATCGAATCCTGCAAGCTCGTCAGGGACAAGATAACAG GTCAGAGTTTGGGATACGGCTTTGTAAACTATGTGGATCCAAATGACGCGGACAAGGCCATCAACACACTCAATGGTCTAAAACTGCAGACTAAAACAATCAAG GTATCGTACGCCCGACCGAGCTCGGCCTCCATCCGCGACGCCAACCTGTACGTGAGTGGGCTCCCGAAAACCATGAGCCAGaaggacatggagcagctgttCTCCCAATACGGGCGCATCATCACGTCCCGCATCCTAGTGGACCAAGTCACAG CAGGCATATCCCGAGGAGTGGGCTTCATCCGGTTCGACAAGCGCAACGAGGCCGAGGAGGCCATCAAAGGGCTGAACGGGCAGAAGCCCCTGGGCGCCGCCGAGCCCATCACCGTCAAGTTCGCCAACAACCCGAGCCAGAAGACGGGCCAGGCCTTGCTGACCCAGCTGTACCAGACGGCGGCGCGCCGCTACACGGGGCCCCTGCACCACCAGACCCAGCGTTTCAG ACTCGACAATTTACTAAACGCCAGCTACGGAGTCAAGAG ATTCTCCCCCATCACCATCGACAGCATGACCAGCCTGGCCGGCGTCAACCTCACCGGCCCGACGGGGGCCGGCTGGTGCATCTTCGTGTACAACCTGTCCCCCGAGGCGGACGAGAGCGTCCTGTGGCAGCTCTTCGGGCCCTTCGGCGCCGTCACCAACGTCAAGGTCATCCGCGACTTCACCACCAACAAATGTAAGGGCTTCGGCTTCGTCACCATGACCAACTACGACGAGGCCGCCATGGCCATCGCCAGCCTCAACGGCTACCGCCTGGGCGACCGCGTGCTGCAGGTTTCCTTCAAGACCAGCAAGCAGCACAAGGCctga
- the elavl3 gene encoding ELAV-like protein 3 isoform X5: MVTQIISTMETQVSNGPSGTSLPNGPVISSNGSTDDSKTNLIVNYLPQNMTQEEFKSLFGSIGEIESCKLVRDKITGQSLGYGFVNYVDPNDADKAINTLNGLKLQTKTIKVSYARPSSASIRDANLYVSGLPKTMSQKDMEQLFSQYGRIITSRILVDQVTAGISRGVGFIRFDKRNEAEEAIKGLNGQKPLGAAEPITVKFANNPSQKTGQALLTQLYQTAARRYTGPLHHQTQRFRLDNLLNASYGVKSSPTLFPRFSPITIDSMTSLAGVNLTGPTGAGWCIFVYNLSPEADESVLWQLFGPFGAVTNVKVIRDFTTNKCKGFGFVTMTNYDEAAMAIASLNGYRLGDRVLQVSFKTSKQHKA, translated from the exons ATGGTTACT CAGATAATCAGCACCATGGAAACCCAGGTGTCCAACGGTCCGAGCGGAACCAGTCTGCCCAACGGTCCAGTCATCAGCTCCAACGGCTCCACAGACGACAGCAAAACCAACCTGATCGTCAACTACCTGCCTCAGAACATGACCCAGGAGGAGTTTAAAAGTTTGTTTGGTAGCATCGGGGAGATCGAATCCTGCAAGCTCGTCAGGGACAAGATAACAG GTCAGAGTTTGGGATACGGCTTTGTAAACTATGTGGATCCAAATGACGCGGACAAGGCCATCAACACACTCAATGGTCTAAAACTGCAGACTAAAACAATCAAG GTATCGTACGCCCGACCGAGCTCGGCCTCCATCCGCGACGCCAACCTGTACGTGAGTGGGCTCCCGAAAACCATGAGCCAGaaggacatggagcagctgttCTCCCAATACGGGCGCATCATCACGTCCCGCATCCTAGTGGACCAAGTCACAG CAGGCATATCCCGAGGAGTGGGCTTCATCCGGTTCGACAAGCGCAACGAGGCCGAGGAGGCCATCAAAGGGCTGAACGGGCAGAAGCCCCTGGGCGCCGCCGAGCCCATCACCGTCAAGTTCGCCAACAACCCGAGCCAGAAGACGGGCCAGGCCTTGCTGACCCAGCTGTACCAGACGGCGGCGCGCCGCTACACGGGGCCCCTGCACCACCAGACCCAGCGTTTCAG ACTCGACAATTTACTAAACGCCAGCTACGGAGTCAAGAG CTCTCCCACTCTCTTCCCCAGATTCTCCCCCATCACCATCGACAGCATGACCAGCCTGGCCGGCGTCAACCTCACCGGCCCGACGGGGGCCGGCTGGTGCATCTTCGTGTACAACCTGTCCCCCGAGGCGGACGAGAGCGTCCTGTGGCAGCTCTTCGGGCCCTTCGGCGCCGTCACCAACGTCAAGGTCATCCGCGACTTCACCACCAACAAATGTAAGGGCTTCGGCTTCGTCACCATGACCAACTACGACGAGGCCGCCATGGCCATCGCCAGCCTCAACGGCTACCGCCTGGGCGACCGCGTGCTGCAGGTTTCCTTCAAGACCAGCAAGCAGCACAAGGCctga
- the elavl3 gene encoding ELAV-like protein 3 isoform X11, with translation MVTQIISTMETQVSNGPSGTSLPNGPVISSNGSTDDSKTNLIVNYLPQNMTQEEFKSLFGSIGEIESCKLVRDKITGQSLGYGFVNYVDPNDADKAINTLNGLKLQTKTIKVSYARPSSASIRDANLYVSGLPKTMSQKDMEQLFSQYGRIITSRILVDQVTAGISRGVGFIRFDKRNEAEEAIKGLNGQKPLGAAEPITVKFANNPSQKTGQALLTQLYQTAARRYTGPLHHQTQRFSSPTLFPRFSPITIDSMTSLAGVNLTGPTGAGWCIFVYNLSPEADESVLWQLFGPFGAVTNVKVIRDFTTNKCKGFGFVTMTNYDEAAMAIASLNGYRLGDRVLQVSFKTSKQHKA, from the exons ATGGTTACT CAGATAATCAGCACCATGGAAACCCAGGTGTCCAACGGTCCGAGCGGAACCAGTCTGCCCAACGGTCCAGTCATCAGCTCCAACGGCTCCACAGACGACAGCAAAACCAACCTGATCGTCAACTACCTGCCTCAGAACATGACCCAGGAGGAGTTTAAAAGTTTGTTTGGTAGCATCGGGGAGATCGAATCCTGCAAGCTCGTCAGGGACAAGATAACAG GTCAGAGTTTGGGATACGGCTTTGTAAACTATGTGGATCCAAATGACGCGGACAAGGCCATCAACACACTCAATGGTCTAAAACTGCAGACTAAAACAATCAAG GTATCGTACGCCCGACCGAGCTCGGCCTCCATCCGCGACGCCAACCTGTACGTGAGTGGGCTCCCGAAAACCATGAGCCAGaaggacatggagcagctgttCTCCCAATACGGGCGCATCATCACGTCCCGCATCCTAGTGGACCAAGTCACAG CAGGCATATCCCGAGGAGTGGGCTTCATCCGGTTCGACAAGCGCAACGAGGCCGAGGAGGCCATCAAAGGGCTGAACGGGCAGAAGCCCCTGGGCGCCGCCGAGCCCATCACCGTCAAGTTCGCCAACAACCCGAGCCAGAAGACGGGCCAGGCCTTGCTGACCCAGCTGTACCAGACGGCGGCGCGCCGCTACACGGGGCCCCTGCACCACCAGACCCAGCGTTTCAG CTCTCCCACTCTCTTCCCCAGATTCTCCCCCATCACCATCGACAGCATGACCAGCCTGGCCGGCGTCAACCTCACCGGCCCGACGGGGGCCGGCTGGTGCATCTTCGTGTACAACCTGTCCCCCGAGGCGGACGAGAGCGTCCTGTGGCAGCTCTTCGGGCCCTTCGGCGCCGTCACCAACGTCAAGGTCATCCGCGACTTCACCACCAACAAATGTAAGGGCTTCGGCTTCGTCACCATGACCAACTACGACGAGGCCGCCATGGCCATCGCCAGCCTCAACGGCTACCGCCTGGGCGACCGCGTGCTGCAGGTTTCCTTCAAGACCAGCAAGCAGCACAAGGCctga
- the elavl3 gene encoding ELAV-like protein 3 isoform X13 has product MVTQIISTMETQVSNGPSGTSLPNGPVISSNGSTDDSKTNLIVNYLPQNMTQEEFKSLFGSIGEIESCKLVRDKITGQSLGYGFVNYVDPNDADKAINTLNGLKLQTKTIKVSYARPSSASIRDANLYVSGLPKTMSQKDMEQLFSQYGRIITSRILVDQVTGISRGVGFIRFDKRNEAEEAIKGLNGQKPLGAAEPITVKFANNPSQKTGQALLTQLYQTAARRYTGPLHHQTQRFRFSPITIDSMTSLAGVNLTGPTGAGWCIFVYNLSPEADESVLWQLFGPFGAVTNVKVIRDFTTNKCKGFGFVTMTNYDEAAMAIASLNGYRLGDRVLQVSFKTSKQHKA; this is encoded by the exons ATGGTTACT CAGATAATCAGCACCATGGAAACCCAGGTGTCCAACGGTCCGAGCGGAACCAGTCTGCCCAACGGTCCAGTCATCAGCTCCAACGGCTCCACAGACGACAGCAAAACCAACCTGATCGTCAACTACCTGCCTCAGAACATGACCCAGGAGGAGTTTAAAAGTTTGTTTGGTAGCATCGGGGAGATCGAATCCTGCAAGCTCGTCAGGGACAAGATAACAG GTCAGAGTTTGGGATACGGCTTTGTAAACTATGTGGATCCAAATGACGCGGACAAGGCCATCAACACACTCAATGGTCTAAAACTGCAGACTAAAACAATCAAG GTATCGTACGCCCGACCGAGCTCGGCCTCCATCCGCGACGCCAACCTGTACGTGAGTGGGCTCCCGAAAACCATGAGCCAGaaggacatggagcagctgttCTCCCAATACGGGCGCATCATCACGTCCCGCATCCTAGTGGACCAAGTCACAG GCATATCCCGAGGAGTGGGCTTCATCCGGTTCGACAAGCGCAACGAGGCCGAGGAGGCCATCAAAGGGCTGAACGGGCAGAAGCCCCTGGGCGCCGCCGAGCCCATCACCGTCAAGTTCGCCAACAACCCGAGCCAGAAGACGGGCCAGGCCTTGCTGACCCAGCTGTACCAGACGGCGGCGCGCCGCTACACGGGGCCCCTGCACCACCAGACCCAGCGTTTCAG ATTCTCCCCCATCACCATCGACAGCATGACCAGCCTGGCCGGCGTCAACCTCACCGGCCCGACGGGGGCCGGCTGGTGCATCTTCGTGTACAACCTGTCCCCCGAGGCGGACGAGAGCGTCCTGTGGCAGCTCTTCGGGCCCTTCGGCGCCGTCACCAACGTCAAGGTCATCCGCGACTTCACCACCAACAAATGTAAGGGCTTCGGCTTCGTCACCATGACCAACTACGACGAGGCCGCCATGGCCATCGCCAGCCTCAACGGCTACCGCCTGGGCGACCGCGTGCTGCAGGTTTCCTTCAAGACCAGCAAGCAGCACAAGGCctga